Proteins encoded by one window of Lycium barbarum isolate Lr01 chromosome 11, ASM1917538v2, whole genome shotgun sequence:
- the LOC132617733 gene encoding pentatricopeptide repeat-containing protein At4g31070, mitochondrial: protein MTNITKRFISTLSSTSSSFTEIYNTIKQLILNGKYNQALKLYTGKIHSHASNTTFLLPSIIKSCAHTQTHQLLGYQLHCYVLKNGYSSESAISNSFISMYAKFGKTEDASQLFDKMPQRDTISWNSMISCYYSNGYLLESLELFKEMYIENFVPKPELIASVLSACVQTKNLRLGRAIHGLTIVDEKIESSVFLTTALVDFYWKCCEPDLAFRVFRGMEVKNEVSWTAMVSGCIAEEMYAKAIELFRVMQLENVKPNRVTLTSILPACAHLGALKYGKQIHGYAFRYGFDLDSKFSSAIVHMYSECGEALRAVKSIFDRSTKKDVVMWTAIITCYSRNKSSCREAIRLFNEMQLTGTQPNDVTLLAVVSACTNLLSVRHGRGTHGYAFRSGLSSHLFIGNSLINMYSKCGFLKDSAQVFEEMSIRDSASWSALISAYGTHGSGDKALELFHEMKGRGIKTDSIALLAVLLACNHCGLFEEGKKLFEALKDKSFSITVELYACYIDLLGRAGKLEDASEVISGMPMKPSDRIWSSLISSCKLHGRLEVAERLAHRLTKSEPENAANYGLLSLVYAESENWPGVEDVRRDMKERKLRKSYGFSRIELDD from the coding sequence ATGACAAATATAACCAAAAGATTCATATCAActttatcatcaacatcatcatccttTACAGAAATTtacaacacaatcaaacaatTAATTCTAAATGGAAAATACAACCAAGCCCTCAAACTTTACACTGGAAAAATTCACTCCCATGCAAGTAATACCACTTTCCTTTTACCTTCAATCATCAAATCTTGTGCTCATACACAAACCCATCAATTATTAGGCTATCAGCTTCATTGCTATGTCCTTAAAAATGGGTATTCTTCAGAATCCGCAATATCCAATTCTTTTATATCAATGTATGCAAAATTTGGCAAAACAGAAGATGCATCCCAACTGTTTGATAAAATGCCGCAAAGAGATACTATCTCTTGGAATTCAATGATAAGTTGTTATTATTCAAATGGGTATTTGTTAGAATCATTGGAGTTGTTTAAGGAGATGTATATAGAGAATTTTGTGCCAAAACCTGAGTTAATCGCGAGCGTTCTTTCTGCTTGTGTTCAAACCAAGAATTTGAGACTAGGAAGAGCTATTCATGGTCTTACAATAGTTGATGAAAAAATAGAAAGTTCGGTTTTTTTGACAACTGCATTGGTAGACTTTTATTGGAAATGTTGTGAGCCAGATTTGGCTTTTCGTGTTTTTCGGGGTATGGAAGTGAAAAATGAGGTGTCCTGGACTGCCATGGTATCTGGATGCATAGCTGAGGAGATGTATGCGAAAGCAATTGAATTATTTCGCGTAATGCAGCTGGAAAATGTTAAACCAAATAGAGTTACATTGACTAGTATATTACCAGCTTGTGCTCATTTGGGTGCTTTAAAGTATGGAAAACAGATTCATGGATATGCATTTCGCTATGGGTTTGACTTGGATTCTAAATTTTCGTCTGCTattgtacacatgtactctgaatGTGGGGAAGCATTGCGGGCTGTGAAGAGTATATTCGATCGGTCAACTAAGAAAGATGTGGTAATGTGGACTGCTATCATAACGTGCTATTCACGAAACAAATCTAGTTGTCGAGAAGCTATAAGGCTTTTCAATGAGATGCAATTGACTGGAACTCAACCAAATGATGTTACTTTATTGGCAGTAGTTTCTGCCTGTACTAATCTATTATCAGTACGCCATGGGCGAGGAACGCATGGCTATGCGTTTAGAAGTGGTCTTAGTTCACATTTGTTCATTGGTAACTCCCTCATAAACATGTACTCAAAATGTGGTTTTCTCAAGGACTCTGCTCAAGTTTTCGAGGAGATGTCTATAAGAGATTCTGCATCATGGAGTGCATTAATCAGTGCTTACGGGACTCATGGTTCTGGAGATAAGGCCTTGGAACTTTTTCATGAAATGAAAGGGAGGGGGATAAAGACTGATTCCATTGCCTTACTTGCAGTTTTATTAGCATGTAATCACTGTGGTCTGTTTGAGGAGGGAAAGAAGCTCTTTGAAGCGTTAAAGGATAAAAGTTTCTCAATTACTGTGGAGCTCTATGCTTGCTACATTGATCTCCTGGGAAGGGCAGGTAAGCTAGAAGATGCCAGTGAGGTCATTAGCGGAATGCCTATGAAACCTAGCGACAGAATTTGGAGTTCCCTGATTTCTTCTTGTAAATTACATGGAAGGCTGGAAGTTGCAGAACGTTTGGCTCATAGACTTACCAAATCTGAACCCGAAAATGCTGCTAATTATGGTTTGTTAAGCTTGGTATATGCTGAATCTGAAAACTGGCCCGGAGTGGAAGATGTAAGGCGCGACATGAAAGAAAGAAAACTGAGAAAAAGCTACGGATTCAGCAGAATTGAGCTAGATGACTAG
- the LOC132617734 gene encoding uncharacterized protein LOC132617734: MKPVVGTVVSNKMQKSVVVAVDRLFHNKTYNRYVKRTSKFMAHDEKDECNIGDRVKLDHSRPLSKRKHWVVADILKRARIYVPPSKSVSEIDCKTGVSSSAT; encoded by the exons ATGAAGCCAGTGGTGGGGACAGTAGTGTCAAACAAGATGCAGAAATCAGTAGTGGTGGCTGTTGATAGGCTTTTCCACAACAAGACTTACAACAGATATGTCAAGCGAACTTCTAAGTTCATGGCTCATGATGAGAAAGATGAATGCAACATTGGTGACCGG GTTAAGTTGGATCATTCGAGACCATTGAGCAAGCGTAAGCATTGGGTTGTTGCTGATATTTTGAAAAGAGCAAGAATATATGTGCCTCCATCAAAATCTGTATCTGAGATTGACTGTAAGACGGGAGTGTCTTCCAGTGCTACTTAG